The sequence below is a genomic window from Lelliottia sp. JS-SCA-14.
GGCGCGTCGCTGTTCAGCCAGGCCGGGGCCGGGAATCGCCCGCAGGGGATCAACCCGAAAACCCAGACCGTTGCCATCAAGTGCACCAACGTGGAAGCGAATGCCTATCTCACGATGCGCGTCGAGGCGGAAAAAGTGTCCGGAAACGCACTGGTTTCCGATAACCCGGATTTAGGGTTTATCGTCGCCACGACCAGCGGCACGCCGCTCACGCCAAACAACCTCGCCAGCAAGATCCCATTCCGCCTGGATAACAATGCCTCGGCGGTGGTCGGCATCAGCGCCTGGCCGGTGAGTATCACCGGGAACAAACCGAGCGAAGGGCGCTTCACTTCCCGCGGCTATCTGCGCGTGGATTACGACTAAGGAGAGGGCGATGAAGAGACGGTTTTTACTCGCCGCAATGGCGCTTGCGGGTATGACATCGGGCAGCGCGCTGGCGGATACCCCGCTCGGGGAGATCAACATTGAGCTGTACGGCAACATTGTGGATTTCACCTGCGTGGCGGAAGGGAGCGACAGCGACAAATCAGTGACGCTGGGCACCTGGCCGACAAAACAGCTGAGTACCACCGGCAGCCGTACGCAGGCGATGCCCTTCACCTTAAAGCTGACGGGATGCCCGCCGGGGGCGGCGTCGATTACTTTTTCGGGAAAGACGGATCCGCAGGACCCGGAGCTGCTGGCGCTCAATGATGCCAGCCAGGCGAGCAATGTGGCGGTGGAGATCCGCGACCGGGATAAAACGCGTCTGCCGCTCCAGCAGGCGAGTCAGGACGTGGTGGTAGACGCGCAGGGTAATGCCGTTCTGGACTTTTATGCGAATTACATTGCCACAGCCAATAATCCACAGCCAGGTCGTGCCGATGCGGATGCGACCTTTATGATTAACTATAATTAAGACTAACTGCACTCCCTGAAACTCGCCTGAGCGGCAGGGAGTGCTTTCAGATTATAACAGCTCGTGGGCTTTGGCATAATCAATAAGCTCAACGATAGTCTGCACACCTAATTTCGAATAGATGTTTGACTTGTGTGCGCTAATTGTTTTGTTGCTAAGCAGTAATTGCTGGGCGATTTCCTTGTTGGATAATCCATTAGCCAGAAAACGTAAGACGGTGACTTCCCGGTTAGATAATGGCATGTCATTTATCGCTCCCCGGTGTGAGCCCTGATGGTTTATAAAACTCAGGGTTTCATAGGGGAAGAAAGAATACCCCGCCAGTAGCATCTCCACCGCGTTATAGATATCTCCCAAATCCTTTCGTTTGCTTACAAATCCATTTGCACCCGCACGCATGGCGCGCCCGGCGTAAAATGATTCTGATTTTGAGGACAAGAACAGGATTTTAATATTCTCGTTTAAGTTTTTGATTCTCTTGAGTAAAGAGAATCCATCCGTGCCCGGTAGTTCGATGTCGAGGATCACCAGATCGATAGGGTGATTGCGGATGTAGTCCA
It includes:
- the fimZ gene encoding fimbria biosynthesis transcriptional regulator FimZ, translating into MKPASVIIIDEHPIVRMSIEVLLQKNKNIEIKLKSGDSHEALDYIRNHPIDLVILDIELPGTDGFSLLKRIKNLNENIKILFLSSKSESFYAGRAMRAGANGFVSKRKDLGDIYNAVEMLLAGYSFFPYETLSFINHQGSHRGAINDMPLSNREVTVLRFLANGLSNKEIAQQLLLSNKTISAHKSNIYSKLGVQTIVELIDYAKAHELL
- the sfmF gene encoding fimbria assembly protein, which gives rise to MKRRFLLAAMALAGMTSGSALADTPLGEINIELYGNIVDFTCVAEGSDSDKSVTLGTWPTKQLSTTGSRTQAMPFTLKLTGCPPGAASITFSGKTDPQDPELLALNDASQASNVAVEIRDRDKTRLPLQQASQDVVVDAQGNAVLDFYANYIATANNPQPGRADADATFMINYN